GTAGCCGTTGACCTGCGCCGCCGCCAGCGTCCCGTCGGCGAAGTTGCCCAGGCCGGCCGCCAGCAGGCGAGCCACGTCGGCGGCCCCCGTGACCGGCTCCAGCACCGCCTGCACCACCCCGCCGCCGTCGCCCAGGAACACGACGTCCGGGGCGAGGATGTCCAGCAGGTGCCGCAGGTCGCCGGTCTCGACGGCGTGCTGGAACGCTTCCAGCGCGTCCCGGGAGGTGGCGGGGGAGACGTCGCCCCGCGGCCGGCGCGCCGCCACGTGGGAGCGGGCCCGGTGGGCGATCTGGCGGACCGCGGCCGGGCTCTTGCCGACGGCTTCGGCGATCTCGTCGTAGCCCACGTCGAACACCTCGCGCAGCACGAACACCGCGCGCTCGGCCGGTGTCAGCGTCTCCAGCACCAGCAGCATCGCCATCGAGACGCTGTCGGCCAGCTCGACGTCCTCGGCGACGTCGGGCGCGGTCAGCAGCGGCTCGGGCAGCCACGGGCCGACGTAGGACTCCTTGCGCCGGCCCAGGGTCCGCAGCCGCATCAGTGCCAGGCGCGTGGTGATCCGGACCAGGTACGCGCGCTCGTCGCGCACGGCGGCGAGGTCCACACCCACCCAGCGCAGCCAGGTCTCCTGCAGGACGTCTTCGGCGTCGGCGGCCGAGCCGAGCATCTGGTAGGCGACGGTGAACAGCAGGTTCCGGTGCGCGAGGAACGCCTCGGTGGCGGGGTCGGCCATGGTGGCTCCTCTTTCGGTCTCGCGGAGTTTCCCACCGGATGCCGGCCGCGCCCGCGGTGTGACCGTGACCGTCGTCACTGTCACGGGGCCGGGGTGGGGCGGCATCTCGTGGTCGTCCGGTTCACGACCCCGAATGAGGAATCATGGAACCCCGGTTCAGCCTGACCGACAACGAGATCGGTGCCAAGTTCGCCAAGCGGTTCGGCACCGCGAGCCTCGCGATCATCCAGTCGCCGCTGCCGAAAGTCACCCAGGAGCTGGTGTCGTTGCGCGTCAGCCAGATCAACGGCTGCGGCTGGTGCGTCGACATCCACACCCAGGAGCTCGCGGCCGCCGGGGAGACCGCGGTGCGGATCAACCTCGTCGCCGCCTGGCGCGAAGCGACGGTGTTCGGCGAGGCCGAGCAGGCCGCGCTGGCGCTGGCCGAGGAGGGCACCCGGATCGCCGACGCCCACCCCGGCGTCTCCGACGACACCTGGGACCGCGTGCGCGAGCACTACGACGACGACCAGACCGCCGCGCTGGTCGCCCTCGTGGCCCAGATGAACTCGGCCAACCGGCTCGCGGTGATCCTGCACCAGAAGGGCGGCTCGTACCAGCCCGGCATGCTCGGCTGACGCACGAACGGGCCCGACAGCGCGCGCTGCCGGGCCCGTTCGTGCTTCGCTGGGGGCATGACCAAGGCGGAGCGGTGGAACCGGTACTGGGACCGCAAGTCGGCGACCTACGACGCGGAGATGGGTGTCTGGGACCGCCGCCTCTTCGGCGACTCGCGGGAATGGGCCTGCGAGCAGGCGGCCGGTGAGGTGCTGGAAGTCGCCGTCGGGACCGGGCTCAACCTCGCCTGGTACCCCGCGGAGGTGACGCTCACCGGGCTCGACCTGAGCTCCGGGATGCTCGAGCTCGCGCGGTCACGAGCCCGCGACCTCGGCCGGGCGGTCACCCTGCGGCAGGGCAGCGCACACGAGCTGCCGTTCGCCGAGGCGTCGTTCGACACGGTGCTGTGCACGTTCGGCCTCTGCGCGATCCCGGACCCCGCGGCGGCGGTGGGCGAGATGAGCCGGGTCCTGCGTCCCGGCGGCCGGCTGATCCTGGTCGACCACGTGGCTGCGTCGTCGTGGCCGGTGCGGGCGATGCAGTGGCTGGTGGAGCTGGCCAGCGTTCCGCTGGCGGGCGAGCACTTCCGGCGTCGTCCGCTGAAGCTGGTGGAGGCGCTCGGGCTGCCGATCGACCGGCGGGAGCGGTTCAAGCTGGGGCTGGTCGAGCGGCTGGTGGCCCGCAAGGTCAGCTGAACAGCTCGGCCAGCGGGCTCTTCTCCAGGTCGGCGAGCAGGGCCGCGACGTCGTCGTACGTCGTGATGGCGCCCGCCTCTTCCAGCTCCGCCGCGCCGACCCCGCCCGACAGGACGCCGATCGTGCGCACACCGGCCTTCGTGGCGGCTCGCACGTCCCAGACCGCGTCGCCGACGAAGATCGTGTCCTCCGGGGCCGTGCCCGCCTTCTCCAGCGCCACCAGCACCGGCTCGGGGTCCGGCTTGGTCTCCTCCACGTCGGCGCCGGCGACGATGTCCCGCACGACGTCGTCCACGCCGAGGAC
This genomic window from Amycolatopsis mongoliensis contains:
- a CDS encoding RNA polymerase sigma-70 factor, which encodes MADPATEAFLAHRNLLFTVAYQMLGSAADAEDVLQETWLRWVGVDLAAVRDERAYLVRITTRLALMRLRTLGRRKESYVGPWLPEPLLTAPDVAEDVELADSVSMAMLLVLETLTPAERAVFVLREVFDVGYDEIAEAVGKSPAAVRQIAHRARSHVAARRPRGDVSPATSRDALEAFQHAVETGDLRHLLDILAPDVVFLGDGGGVVQAVLEPVTGAADVARLLAAGLGNFADGTLAAAQVNGYPALLLRRDGEVDTVLAVRIDDGLVTGLYAVRNPEKLSRLEEETTLRR
- a CDS encoding carboxymuconolactone decarboxylase family protein — encoded protein: MEPRFSLTDNEIGAKFAKRFGTASLAIIQSPLPKVTQELVSLRVSQINGCGWCVDIHTQELAAAGETAVRINLVAAWREATVFGEAEQAALALAEEGTRIADAHPGVSDDTWDRVREHYDDDQTAALVALVAQMNSANRLAVILHQKGGSYQPGMLG
- a CDS encoding class I SAM-dependent methyltransferase yields the protein MTKAERWNRYWDRKSATYDAEMGVWDRRLFGDSREWACEQAAGEVLEVAVGTGLNLAWYPAEVTLTGLDLSSGMLELARSRARDLGRAVTLRQGSAHELPFAEASFDTVLCTFGLCAIPDPAAAVGEMSRVLRPGGRLILVDHVAASSWPVRAMQWLVELASVPLAGEHFRRRPLKLVEALGLPIDRRERFKLGLVERLVARKVS